The sequence below is a genomic window from Shinella zoogloeoides.
GAGCATTCGGCAAAGCAGCATGAATAGCATGTTGACCGCTGGCGCACCGGCCATTTTCGGACTTTGCGGCAGGCATAAACCGTGTTAATCGGGCCATGACTGTCAGCAGTCGAGCGGTAAATGCCTGAGCGATCAGGCGATACGGAACCGTATCGTCTATGCCGCATTGCCGGTTGAAGGGATTGCCGGATGTGTTCTTGAGGCACATCGGGCGTGTTGAGTGTCCGGTGCCGTGACAGGCGCCGATCAAAAACAAAGGTCGAGGAATCCGACATGAGCGATATCGCAGAACGCGTAAAGAAAATTGTCATTGATCATCTGGGCGTCGATGCCGAAAAGGTCAGCGAAGGCGCAAGCTTCATCGATGATCTTGGCGCGGACTCGCTCGACACCGTCGAACTGGTCATGGCGTTCGAAGAAGAATTCGGCGTCGAGATCCCGGACGATGCAGCTGACTCGATCCTGACGGTCGGCGACGCCGTCAAGTTCATCGAGAAGGCCCAGGCCTGATTTGATTTGACTGCCGGCGGGCCGCCATCAGGCGGCCCGTCCCGGTCTCCTCCGGGAGGCCGCACCTCTTCATGAGGCAACGGATACAAGAATACGAAGGGTGGATCGCGGACGATGAGGCGTGTCGTTATCACGGGTACCGGCATGGTATCACCGCTTGGCTGTGGCACCGAAGTGACCTGGAGCCGGCTTCTGGAAGGCCGTAGCGGCGCTGCCAGGGTAACCACCTTCGAGGTCGATGACCTTCCCGCGAAGATCGCCTGTTCCATTCCGCTCGGCGACGGTTCCGATGGCACCTACAATCCCGACCAGTGGATGGAACCCAAGGAACAGCGCAAGGTCGATCCCTTCATCGCCTATGCCGTGGCCGCCGCCGACATGGCGCTTGCCGATGCCGGCTGGCATCCGAAATCCGACGACGACCAGATCGCGACCGGCGTGCTCATCGGCTCCGGCATCGGCGGTCTCGAAGGCATCGTCGAAGCCGGCTACACGCTGCGCGACAAGGGGCCGCGCCGCATTTCGCCCTTCTTCATTCCCGGCCGCCTGATCAACCTCGCCTCCGGCCAGGTTTCGATCAAGCACAAGCTGCGCGGCCCCAATCATTCCGTCGTCACGGCCTGCTCGACCGGCGCCCACGCGATCGGCGACGCGAGCCGGCTGATCGCGCTCGGCGATGCCGACGTCATGGTGGCGGGCGGCGCGGAATCGCCGATCTGCCGCATCTCGCTGGCCGGCTTTGCCGCCTGCAAGGCGCTGTCGACCGCCCGCAACGACGACCCCACCGCCGCATCCCGCCCCTATGACCGCGACCGCGACGGCTTCGTCATGGGCGAGGGCGCCGGCATCGTGGTTCTGGAAGAGCTGGAGCACGCCAAGGCGCGCGGCGCGAAGATCTACGCCGAGGTGATCGGCTACGGCCTCTCCGGCGATGCCTTCCACATCACCGCGCCTTCCGAGGACGGCGACGGCGCGTTCCGCTGCATGACCATGGCGCTGAAGCGCGCCGGCATTCCGGCGAGCGAGCTCGACTACATCAACGCGCACGGCACCTCCACCATGGCCGACACGATCGAGCTCGGCGCGGTCGAGCGCCTTGTCGGCGACGCGGCGTCCCGCATCTCCATGTCGTCCACCAAGTCGGCCATCGGCCACCTTCTGGGCGCGGCCGGCGCCGTCGAGGCGATCTTCACGGCGCTGGCGATCCGTGACAATATCGCGCCGCCGACGCTGAACCTCGACAACCCCGACGTCGAGACGGCGATCGACTTGGTGCCGCACAAGGCCCGCAAGCGCGAGATCAACGTGGCGCTGTCGAATTCGTTCGGCTTCGGCGGAACGAATGCGTCGCTGGTCCTGAAGCGCTACGACGCCTGATCCGGGCGCACGCCCCGGCGCGCCGCACACCCTGCTTTTGCCGTATTGCTCTGTTGGAAAGCGACGAGCAATGCGAGAACCCATGAGGACAGTCCGTGAGCGACACGAACGAACCCGGCGAGACACAGTTTGGCCGTGGCGAGGCATCCGGCCAGCCGCGCATCATTCCCAAGTCCGCCAAGGAGGCCCTCAGGCCTGAACAGGTGCCGGAACCGCCGAGCCGTCGCCGCTCGCGCAAGGCACGCAGCCAGATCGTCATCTTCCTGAATTTCGTCATGACCGTGGTGGTCTTCGCCACGCTCATCGGCGTCGGCATCTTCTACTACGGCGTGAAGAGCTACGAGGAGCAGGGGCCGCTGAAGGCCAACACGAACTTCATCGTTCGCGCCGGTGCCGGCACCAACGAGATCGCGGCCAATCTCGAGCGCAACAACATCATCACCGACGGCCGCGTCTTCCGCGTGCTCTCGCGCGTCTATCTCGACGGCGAGACGCTGAAGGCCGGCGAATACGAGATCAAGTCCGGCGCCTCGATGCGGGAGATCGTCGAGCTCCTGAAATCCGGCAAGTCCATCCTCTACAGCGTTTCCGTACCGGAAGGCCTGACGGTCAAGCAGGTGTTCAAGCGCCTTGCCGACGATCCCGTGCTTGAAGGCGACCTGCCGCAGGACCTGCCGGTCGAAGGCTCGTTGATGCCCGATACCTACAAGTTCTCGCGCGGCACCAAGCGCGCCGATATCCTGCACCAGATGCTCGACGCGCAGAAATCGCTGATCGACCAGATCTGGGAGCGGCGCGACGACGACCTGCCGATCGCCACCCGCGAGGAATTCGTGACGCTCGCCTCGATCGTCGAGAAGGAGACGGGCCGGGCGGACGAGCGTTCGCGCGTCGCCTCGGTCTTCCTGAACCGGCTCGACAAGGGCATGCGCCTGCAATCCGACCCGACCATCATCTACGGCATCTTCGGCGGCGACGGCAAACCGGCCGACCGGCCGATCTTCCAGTCGGACCTCGAAAAGCAGACGCCGTTCAACACCTATATCATCAAGGGTCTGCCGCCGACGCCGATCGCCAATCCGGGCCGTGCGGCGCTGGAAGCCGTCGCCAATCCGTCGCGCACGTCCGACCTCTACTTCGTTGCCGACGGCACGGGCGGCCACGTCTTTGCCGAGACGCTGGACGAGCACAACCAGAACGTCCGCCGCTGGCGCAAGCTGGAAGCCGAGAAGGCCGCCGAGGCCGCCAAGGAAACGGAAGCCACTAGTTCCCAGTAAGATGGGCGCGGCTCTCTTGAACGGCCCCGGCGCTTGCGTCCGGGGCCGTTTTGTCTGCGCATGTCACCTTTGATGTGGATCGCTACGCCTTCCGCGTGCTTGGCCGTTTCCAACCCCGTGAAACTGCTTCACTTTAATACGGGATGATGTCGCGCGTGCCGCGCGCACCCGGCTGCCCGTTCCGGCTTCTCGCCACGGGCGCCACTGGAGGCTGACATGACATTGCAATCGATGACCGGCTTCGCGCGGGTCGAGGGAACCAGCGGGCGTACGCGCTGGGCATGGGAACTGCGTTCGGTGAACGGCAAGGGGCTCGACCTTCGCCTGCGCCTGCCGCCCGGCTTCGAGGCGCTGGAGGCGGATGTGCGCCGTGTCGCGGGCGAGGCCTTCGCGCGCGGCAATCTCCAGGTCGGGCTTGCCACCAGCGTCAGCGAGGCGCAGGTGGAAGCCGTGGTGAACCAGGGCGCGCTCGCCGCCGTGCTGGCGCTGCGCGACCAGCTTGCCGGTATCGTCGATCCCGCACCGGTGAAGCTCGACACGCTGCTTTCCGTGCGCGGTATCGTCGATTTCCGGGAGGCCGAGGAGAGCGAGACGGAACGCACGGCGCGCAACGAGGACATCGCCGCGGGCTTCGCCGAAGCCGTCCGCTGTCTTGCCGACATGCGGCGCAGCGAGGGCGCGGCGCTCGCCGCGGTCCTGCTCGGTCAGGTCGCACGGATAGAGGCGCTGACGCAGACTGTCGAGGCCGATCCCTCGCGTAGCGTCGCGGCGATTGCCGAGCGCCTTTCCGCGCAGGTGACCATGCTCATGCAGGGCGCCACCGCGCTCGACCGTGACCGGCTGCACCAGGAGGCCGCGCTCATCGCCACCAAGGCGGACCTGCGCGAGGAGATCGACCGGCTGAAGGCGCATGTGGCGGCGGCGCGTGCGCTGATCGCCGAAGGCGGCCCGATCGGCCGCAAGCTCGATTTTCTCGCACAGGAATTTAACCGGGAATCGAATACGATCTGTTCCAAGTCGAACGCCGCTGCTGTAACGGCTGCAGGCATCGAGCTGAAGGTCGTCATCGACCAGTTCAGGGAACAGGTCCAGAATTTGGAGTAGGCCATGGCCGAGCATTCGAAGCAGATCAACATCGAGCGCCGCGGGCTCATGCTCGTGATCTCCTCTCCGTCCGGCGCCGGCAAGTCGACCATCGCCCGCAATCTGCTGGAGGCCGATCCGGGCCTCAGCCTTTCGGTCAGCGTGACGACGCGCCAGCGCCGCGCCAGCGAGATCGCCGGGCGGCACTACCACTTCATCAATCAGCGCGAATTCGAGCTCCGGCGTGATTCCGATTCCCTGCTCGAATGGGCCGAGGTGCACGGCAATTTCTACGGCACGCCGCGCGAGCCGGTGGAGGAGGCCATGTCCGCCGGCCGCGATATGCTGTTCGACATCGACTGGCAGGGCGCCCAGCAGCTCCAGGAGAAGATGCCGGCCGATGTCGTCTCGATCTTCATCCTGCCGCCGTCGATGACCGAGCTGCAATCGCGCCTGCATCGCCGCGCCGAGGATACCGAGGAGGTCATCCAGACGCGCCTTGCCAATTCCCGGGCCGAGATCGAGCATTGGCGGGAATACGACTACGTCATCCTCAACGATGACCTCTCCGTCGCCTTCGATGCCGTGCAGAGCATCGTCAAGGCCGAGCGCCTGCGCCGCGACCGCCGGCATGGGCTGTTCGAATTCGTGACCGGGCTGGTGACGGAAAAGCCGGTTTTGTGAGAGTGGCGGGTGTAACACCCCCCTCTGCCCCGCCGGGCATCTCCCCCTCAAGGGGGGAGATCGGCAAGAGGCACAAACCTTGCTCAAACAGCGACGTTAGAGACGGGCGAAACGGTGCCCCACCCAATCTCCCCCCTTGAGGGGGAGATGCCCGGCAGGGCAGAGGGGGGTAGCCACGGCTCCCACGCCGACGGCAGCGCTCAGAGCGCGTTCGCCAGCCGCACGAACTCTTCCACGCTCAGCGTCTCCGCCCGCCGCTGCGGATCGATCTCCGCCTTTGCCAGCAGCGCCTCGCCGCCGAGCGATTTCACGCTTTGGCGCAGCATCTTGCGGCGCTGGCCGAAGGCAGCGTGGGTGACGCGTTCCAGCGCGCTTGCCTCGCAGGGCAACGGGTTGGCGATGGGCTCCAGATGCACGACGGAGGACGTCACCTTCGGCGGCGGCGTGAAGGCCTGCGGCGGCACGTCGAAGGCCATGCGGGCGTCGGTGCGCCAGCCGCAGAGCACGCCGAGCCGGCCATAGTGGTCGTCATCCTCCTGCGCGACAATGCGCAGGCCAACCTCGCGCTGGAACATCAGCGTGAGCGATTCCCAGAAGGGTGGCCAGGCCTTCGGCAACAGCCAGTTGACGAGAAGCTGCGTGCCGACATTATAGGGCAGGTTGGCGATGATGCGCACCGGCTCGCCGGGCGCCAGCGCCTCGAAATCGGTCTTCAGCGCATCGCCCTCGATCACCGTGAGGCGGCCCGGATAGTGATCGGAGATTTCCGCCAGCGCCGGCAGGCACCGGGCGTCGCGCTCGATGGCGATGACCCGCTTAGCGCCGAGCGCGAGAATGGCGCGCGTCAGGCCGCCCGGCCCCGGGCCGACCTCGATCACCGTATGGTTCTCGATGGGGCCGGCGGTGCGGGCTATCTTCTGGGTGAGGTTCAGGTCGAGCAGGAAGTTCTGGCCGAGCGCCTTCTTCGCGTCGAGCCCGTGCCGCTGGATGACGTCGCGCAGCGGCGGAAGTCCGTCGAGCGCCGCCATCACGCCGTCTCCCGGGATGCGCGTTCGTGCGCCGCAAGCTCGGCGGCGAGCCGCAGCGCGGCGAGAAGGCTGTCCGGCTTGGCGATGCCCTTGCCGGCAAGGGCGAAGGCGGTGCCGTGGTCCGGCGACGTGCGGATAAAGGGCAGGCCCAGCGTCGCATTGACGGAATCGTCGAAGCCCAGCGCCTTGGCCGGGATCAGCGCCTGGTCGTGATACATGCAGAGCGCAACGTCATAGGTCGCGCGGGCGGCCTCATGGAACATCGTGTCGGCCGGAAGCGGGCCGATCGCCGCGATGCCGGCCACCTTCAGCCGCTCGACGGCGGGACGCACGATGGCGTCGTCCTCCAGCCCCAGCGCGCCGCTTTCGCCGGCATGCGGGTTGAGCCCGGCAATGGCGAGGCGTGGACGGGCGATGCCGAAGCGCTGGCACAGGTCCCGCGCGGTGATGACGGCCGTCTCGACGATGAGGTCTTCGCTCAGCGTCGCCGGGACGTCCTTCAGCGGGATATGGATCGTCACCGGCACGGCGCGCAGCTTCGGCCCGGCAAGCAGCATGACGGGGAGGAGGGTGTCCCCGCCCGTCGCCTTTGTCGCGAGATCGGCGAGGAACTCCGTATGGCCGGGAAAGCCGAAGCCGGCATCGTAGAGCACCGCCTTGGCGATCGGGTTGGTCACGACGGCGGCGGTGCGGCCCGCCATGGTCAGGGCGACGGCCGTCTCTATGGCGCCGGTGATGGCGGCGGTGTTGCGGCTGTCGGGCGCGCCAGCCACGACGGGCACGGCGCAATCGGACGCGAGCACCGGAATGGCCTCAGCGAAGATGGCCTCAGCCGTTTCCGGCTGTGCGGCGACGAGCGCGATATCGAGGCCGAGCACATGGGCGCGCGCGCGCAGAACCGCGGCATCGCCGATGAAGAGGAAAGGGGGAAGCGAAAGCCGGTGGCGGGCGGACCACAGGGCAAGCGTGATATCCGGCCCGATCCCCGCCGGATCGCCCATGGTGAGCGCCAGCGGAGGAATGTTCGTCGTCGTCATGGGGACCTGCCGGAAGAGCGATGCCGGCGTGTCCAGGGACAGGCGCCGGCAGGTTTGAGAGTGCGCCGCGTCTCCACGGCGCCCAGAATCAGCGTTCGGTGATCGTCGCCTTCTTGCGCAGTTCGGCGATGTACTTCTTGCTGTTCTCGTCGCCTTCGTTGCCCTTCGCCTTGGCGAGGTCCTCGGCGCGGAAGACCATTTCGGCGGCAACGTCGTCGTTCACCTGGCGCTGCTTGCAGATCGCCAGATATTCGACGCCGCGCTCGGTGACGCGCGTGCCCGTCGTCTGGCCCTTGGCCTTCTCGATCAGCGGCTTCCAGTCCTCGGGCATTTCCGGCGCCAGCACGCGGCCGAGATCGCGGATCGAGACGTCGTGCATCGTCGCGGCAAAGGCCTTGGCCTGGTCGCAGCCGGGGAATTTCGAGCGGGAGGCTTCCGCCTCCGCCTTGCGCTTGCCGAGGATGGCGTTGCGGCGCTTTTCCGGCACGACGAAGATGACCTGCTTGAGGAAGTATTCCGTCGTTTCCGGCTTCTTGCCGCCGTTCTCCTGCATGCGCTCGACAAGCGTCTTGCCGTTGTTCGTGCGGCCGAAGCGGGCGTTGACGACGCGCGGCCAGCTCATCTGCAGCGCGATGAACTGCTTGAAGTGTTCGGAGCCGACGCCGGCCTGGTTGAGGATCTTGGCGAGCTGGTCGGGCGACATCTTGTTGGAGGCCGCAAAGCGCGCATAGGCGGCATCGACCTCCGTGGTGCTGACGGATGCGCGGGCGCGCAGAATTTCCTCGCGCTTCAGCGTGTCGTCGATGAGCTGTTCGCGGGCGATGCTGCGCAGATTGCCCTTGGTGCGCTGCAGCTTCAGGAAGTTGACGCGGCGTTCGACGTCGCCGGAAGTGATCGCGGTGTTGTTGACGATCGCAACGACCGAACTTGCGGCCTGCGCACTGCCTGCCGGCGCAACGATCGTTACCGCTGCGGCCAGAGCGACGCCCATCATCATGGAGCGCACCACAGATTGTCTGCCCATCATGCCAGTCCCTCTTCCAAAACCCATTTCGTGCCCCCGCACCGTTCAAGCGGAGGGCGCCGGGAGAATTCATCTCCCGGATGTGCATAATACATGCGGCCAAACGATGACAAGAGCGGCCCGCAGGCCTGTCAGAAGCCGGCGAGCGTCGTATCGCCGACCTGGATATCCCCGATCGTGCGGAACATCAGGCGCGCGCCGATCGACCAGTCGTTCGCCGCGGTGCTCGATTTGTCGCGCGTCTGCTCGTAGACGATCGAGAACACAGTATCGCGGTCGTCATAGGATACGCCGATGCCGTTGCGCGAAACGATGTGGTTGCCGATGTCGTAGGTGACCGAGCCGAAGACCGACCAGTAATCGTGGAACTTGAACGCCGCGGCGCCCTGAATTTCGCTGGCGGTGTCCGTCAGGCCGTAGAGCGGCTGCGCGGCGATGCGCGTATAGGTGATCTCGGTCTCGAAGCGGGCGCCGTCGAAGCGCAGCGACGTATCCGAGCGGCGCAGCGAGAAGTCGTCCTTGTCGAGACGGGCGCTGGTCGAGAACGAAATGCCGCTCGGCAGATCGATGCCCGCCATGCCGACATAGTCGGAGGCATCCGTCTCAAGGCCGGAATTGGCGCCGGCATTGACGAGGTCGGGGCTGGCGAAGGAATTCACGCCGCCGAGATGGAAGGACTGGCCGACGATGCTGCGCAGGAGCACGCCATTGTCGAACGTACCGGTATAGCGCAGGCCGAGATTGGCGCGCGTGCCGCCCTCGATGCGGTCGAAGCCCGAGAATTTGTCGCGTTCGAACAGGTTGGTGGCGTCGAAGACGAAGCTCTGAGCATCCTCGTTCGGCAGGCCGCCGGCATTGTCCTCGTCCGGGCGCACATAGATCTGCGCGATCGGCTCGAACAGGTGCGTGCTGTAGTCCGTCGTCACGAGGACGGGATAGCGCGCCTCGAGGCCTGCGGTCAGCATGGTGCGGGTCGCGCTGTCGTCGGATTCGAACGTGCCGCCGTAACCGGCGCCCGGCGGGCGCATGTCGAGGCGGTGGATGTCGCCGCGGGCCGCCAGGAGCGGCGTCAGCACGAGGCCGCCCGGCACGACGAGCTGGCGTTTCCACTCCAGCTCGCTGGTCAGCCGCGTCGCGCTGCCTTCGAGGCCGCGGAAACGGTCGCGGCCGTTCACCGTGTAGCTGTCGGTAAGGTCGCGGTCGACATTGGTGAGGTTCGTCGTGACGCTCAGCTCGCCGCCGAAGACCGGCTGCGGCACGATATATTCGTGGTCGA
It includes:
- a CDS encoding SurA N-terminal domain-containing protein; its protein translation is MMGRQSVVRSMMMGVALAAAVTIVAPAGSAQAASSVVAIVNNTAITSGDVERRVNFLKLQRTKGNLRSIAREQLIDDTLKREEILRARASVSTTEVDAAYARFAASNKMSPDQLAKILNQAGVGSEHFKQFIALQMSWPRVVNARFGRTNNGKTLVERMQENGGKKPETTEYFLKQVIFVVPEKRRNAILGKRKAEAEASRSKFPGCDQAKAFAATMHDVSIRDLGRVLAPEMPEDWKPLIEKAKGQTTGTRVTERGVEYLAICKQRQVNDDVAAEMVFRAEDLAKAKGNEGDENSKKYIAELRKKATITER
- the pdxA gene encoding 4-hydroxythreonine-4-phosphate dehydrogenase PdxA, which translates into the protein MTTTNIPPLALTMGDPAGIGPDITLALWSARHRLSLPPFLFIGDAAVLRARAHVLGLDIALVAAQPETAEAIFAEAIPVLASDCAVPVVAGAPDSRNTAAITGAIETAVALTMAGRTAAVVTNPIAKAVLYDAGFGFPGHTEFLADLATKATGGDTLLPVMLLAGPKLRAVPVTIHIPLKDVPATLSEDLIVETAVITARDLCQRFGIARPRLAIAGLNPHAGESGALGLEDDAIVRPAVERLKVAGIAAIGPLPADTMFHEAARATYDVALCMYHDQALIPAKALGFDDSVNATLGLPFIRTSPDHGTAFALAGKGIAKPDSLLAALRLAAELAAHERASRETA
- the fabF gene encoding beta-ketoacyl-ACP synthase II; this translates as MRRVVITGTGMVSPLGCGTEVTWSRLLEGRSGAARVTTFEVDDLPAKIACSIPLGDGSDGTYNPDQWMEPKEQRKVDPFIAYAVAAADMALADAGWHPKSDDDQIATGVLIGSGIGGLEGIVEAGYTLRDKGPRRISPFFIPGRLINLASGQVSIKHKLRGPNHSVVTACSTGAHAIGDASRLIALGDADVMVAGGAESPICRISLAGFAACKALSTARNDDPTAASRPYDRDRDGFVMGEGAGIVVLEELEHAKARGAKIYAEVIGYGLSGDAFHITAPSEDGDGAFRCMTMALKRAGIPASELDYINAHGTSTMADTIELGAVERLVGDAASRISMSSTKSAIGHLLGAAGAVEAIFTALAIRDNIAPPTLNLDNPDVETAIDLVPHKARKREINVALSNSFGFGGTNASLVLKRYDA
- the mltG gene encoding endolytic transglycosylase MltG; the encoded protein is MSDTNEPGETQFGRGEASGQPRIIPKSAKEALRPEQVPEPPSRRRSRKARSQIVIFLNFVMTVVVFATLIGVGIFYYGVKSYEEQGPLKANTNFIVRAGAGTNEIAANLERNNIITDGRVFRVLSRVYLDGETLKAGEYEIKSGASMREIVELLKSGKSILYSVSVPEGLTVKQVFKRLADDPVLEGDLPQDLPVEGSLMPDTYKFSRGTKRADILHQMLDAQKSLIDQIWERRDDDLPIATREEFVTLASIVEKETGRADERSRVASVFLNRLDKGMRLQSDPTIIYGIFGGDGKPADRPIFQSDLEKQTPFNTYIIKGLPPTPIANPGRAALEAVANPSRTSDLYFVADGTGGHVFAETLDEHNQNVRRWRKLEAEKAAEAAKETEATSSQ
- a CDS encoding acyl carrier protein produces the protein MSDIAERVKKIVIDHLGVDAEKVSEGASFIDDLGADSLDTVELVMAFEEEFGVEIPDDAADSILTVGDAVKFIEKAQA
- a CDS encoding YicC/YloC family endoribonuclease; this translates as MTLQSMTGFARVEGTSGRTRWAWELRSVNGKGLDLRLRLPPGFEALEADVRRVAGEAFARGNLQVGLATSVSEAQVEAVVNQGALAAVLALRDQLAGIVDPAPVKLDTLLSVRGIVDFREAEESETERTARNEDIAAGFAEAVRCLADMRRSEGAALAAVLLGQVARIEALTQTVEADPSRSVAAIAERLSAQVTMLMQGATALDRDRLHQEAALIATKADLREEIDRLKAHVAAARALIAEGGPIGRKLDFLAQEFNRESNTICSKSNAAAVTAAGIELKVVIDQFREQVQNLE
- the rsmA gene encoding 16S rRNA (adenine(1518)-N(6)/adenine(1519)-N(6))-dimethyltransferase RsmA, which gives rise to MAALDGLPPLRDVIQRHGLDAKKALGQNFLLDLNLTQKIARTAGPIENHTVIEVGPGPGGLTRAILALGAKRVIAIERDARCLPALAEISDHYPGRLTVIEGDALKTDFEALAPGEPVRIIANLPYNVGTQLLVNWLLPKAWPPFWESLTLMFQREVGLRIVAQEDDDHYGRLGVLCGWRTDARMAFDVPPQAFTPPPKVTSSVVHLEPIANPLPCEASALERVTHAAFGQRRKMLRQSVKSLGGEALLAKAEIDPQRRAETLSVEEFVRLANAL
- the gmk gene encoding guanylate kinase yields the protein MAEHSKQINIERRGLMLVISSPSGAGKSTIARNLLEADPGLSLSVSVTTRQRRASEIAGRHYHFINQREFELRRDSDSLLEWAEVHGNFYGTPREPVEEAMSAGRDMLFDIDWQGAQQLQEKMPADVVSIFILPPSMTELQSRLHRRAEDTEEVIQTRLANSRAEIEHWREYDYVILNDDLSVAFDAVQSIVKAERLRRDRRHGLFEFVTGLVTEKPVL